A window of Strix aluco isolate bStrAlu1 chromosome 2, bStrAlu1.hap1, whole genome shotgun sequence contains these coding sequences:
- the RPL21 gene encoding large ribosomal subunit protein eL21 isoform X2 has product MTNTKGKRRGTRYMFSRPFRKHGVVPLATYMRIYKKGDIVDIKGMGTVQKGMPHKCYHGKTGRVYNVTQHAVGIIVNKQVKGKILAKRINVRIEHIKHSKSRDSFLQRVKENEKKKKEAKEKGIWVQLKRQPAPPREAHFVRTNGKDPELLEPIPYEFMA; this is encoded by the exons ATGACGAACAcaaagggaaagaggagagggacACGTTATATGTTCTCAAGGCCGTTTCGCAAGCATG GAGTTGTCCCTCTGGCTACCTATATGCGCATCTACAAGAAGGGTGATATAGTTGATATCAAG GGTATGGGTACTGTTCAAAAAGGTATGCCCCACAAGTGTTACCATGGCAAGACTGGAAGGGTGTATAATGTTACTCAGCACGCTGTGGGCATTATTGTTAACAAGCAGGTTAA GGGCAAGATTCTTGCCAAGAGAATTAATGTGCGTATTGAGCATATTAAACATTCCAAGAGCAGAGACAGCTTTCTGCAGCGTGTGAAGgagaatgaaaagaagaaaaaggaagcaaaagagaaaggcATTTGGGTTCAACTGAAACGTCag cCTGCTCCACCAAGAGAAGCACACTTTGTGAGAACTAATGGCAAGgatccagagctgctggagccaATTCCCTATGAATTCATGGCAtaa
- the RPL21 gene encoding large ribosomal subunit protein eL21 isoform X1, which translates to MTNTKGKRRGTRYMFSRPFRKHGVVPLATYMRIYKKGDIVDIKGMGTVQKGMPHKCYHGKTGRVYNVTQHAVGIIVNKQVKGKILAKRINVRIEHIKHSKSRDSFLQRVKENEKKKKEAKEKGIWVQLKRQSRVAASVCLRLCCLTCLVLNRTALLLGGNCSLGHEQRDECSLLCC; encoded by the exons ATGACGAACAcaaagggaaagaggagagggacACGTTATATGTTCTCAAGGCCGTTTCGCAAGCATG GAGTTGTCCCTCTGGCTACCTATATGCGCATCTACAAGAAGGGTGATATAGTTGATATCAAG GGTATGGGTACTGTTCAAAAAGGTATGCCCCACAAGTGTTACCATGGCAAGACTGGAAGGGTGTATAATGTTACTCAGCACGCTGTGGGCATTATTGTTAACAAGCAGGTTAA GGGCAAGATTCTTGCCAAGAGAATTAATGTGCGTATTGAGCATATTAAACATTCCAAGAGCAGAGACAGCTTTCTGCAGCGTGTGAAGgagaatgaaaagaagaaaaaggaagcaaaagagaaaggcATTTGGGTTCAACTGAAACGTCag agtagAGTGGCTGCATCAGTGTGTCTGCGTCTGTGCTGTTTGACGTGCTTGGTGCTGAACAGAACTGCACTGCTCCTGGGTGGAAACTGTAGCCTTGGCCATGAGCAAAGGGATGAATGCTCCCTGTTGTGTTGCTGA